The following coding sequences are from one Campylobacter sp. RM16187 window:
- a CDS encoding plasminogen-binding N-terminal domain-containing protein, with protein MNEYNTPLIEAKDGYGTIIDSPDIVVGSSGIVMHNFGLSKRSIIARASVTEKSGGFAKVRFEVFDSLEQKAMPIPGILPARGDTIILNYLYNRSLIVVPNKEIYDEVVNSFKSMEFIHPDIVGSYLSYEYKPNPSRNDFRKMCSQSAAGLIFIAMNNEALFADCQSFEVLKRFKSGSVSYYQLPFYTRVKDIDTVFWKFGSSKISDFDRHYKSLLKEK; from the coding sequence ATGAATGAGTATAATACTCCGCTAATAGAAGCAAAAGACGGATACGGCACAATAATAGACAGCCCTGATATAGTTGTCGGCTCAAGTGGTATAGTAATGCATAATTTTGGTCTGTCAAAAAGATCAATAATAGCTCGTGCGAGTGTAACAGAAAAAAGTGGTGGGTTTGCCAAAGTTCGCTTTGAAGTATTTGACTCTTTGGAGCAAAAGGCTATGCCAATACCCGGAATTCTTCCTGCAAGAGGTGATACTATCATACTAAACTACTTATATAACCGTTCTTTAATAGTAGTTCCAAATAAGGAAATTTATGATGAAGTAGTAAACTCTTTTAAAAGCATGGAGTTTATACATCCTGATATTGTAGGCTCATATTTAAGCTACGAATATAAGCCAAATCCTAGTCGCAACGACTTTCGCAAAATGTGCTCTCAAAGTGCGGCCGGACTAATATTTATAGCGATGAACAACGAAGCCTTGTTTGCAGATTGTCAAAGCTTTGAAGTTTTAAAGAGATTTAAAAGCGGTTCGGTAAGCTACTATCAACTACCGTTTTATACTCGCGTTAAAGACATAGATACCGTATTTTGGAAATTTGGCTCAAGTAAAATAAGCGACTTTGATCGCCACTACAAATCACTTTTGAAAGAGAAATAA
- a CDS encoding peptidoglycan DD-metalloendopeptidase family protein, whose amino-acid sequence MVKKIILFMTFFLQLFAAKPSVEELIWPNGATFLTFLESNFIPLSIYYNLDREDKEAVSEIMAGVKYQILRDDEGGIRQVLIPINEELQIQIYKDVNDKFKVQLTPISYQIEDLVLSIKINISPYQDILDHTGNVALANAFSVAMSGQVDFRKIKKGDRLIIVYTQKRRLGRVFGVPEIHSSMIEVNKKKYAVYRVENKFYDKSGRQNDKFFLIRPIANARITSPFTLKRYHPVLKRYKAHLGVDYGAPKGTPIKSAGDGTVKFVGRKGGYGKVLIIRHSGGYETLYAHLNGFAKGIKSGVKVKQNQLVAYVGNTGMSTGPHLHFGLYKNQKAINPENMLKVKKSSVESSVSAEFKKIMAENDSKIKKYLDKEVVSEKEESFDNFVEF is encoded by the coding sequence ATGGTAAAAAAAATAATATTATTTATGACATTTTTTTTACAGCTATTTGCCGCAAAACCTAGTGTAGAAGAGCTTATATGGCCAAATGGCGCTACATTTTTAACCTTCCTTGAAAGCAACTTTATACCTTTATCTATCTATTACAATTTGGATAGAGAGGATAAAGAAGCTGTAAGCGAGATAATGGCAGGCGTAAAATATCAAATTTTAAGGGATGACGAGGGCGGCATTAGACAGGTTTTAATCCCTATAAACGAAGAGCTTCAAATTCAAATATATAAAGATGTGAATGATAAATTTAAAGTGCAGTTAACTCCAATATCATATCAGATAGAAGATCTAGTTTTAAGCATCAAGATAAATATTTCTCCATATCAAGATATTTTAGATCACACCGGTAATGTAGCACTTGCAAATGCTTTTAGCGTTGCTATGAGCGGTCAGGTGGATTTTAGAAAGATTAAAAAAGGCGATAGGCTTATCATCGTTTACACTCAAAAAAGAAGGCTTGGTAGAGTTTTTGGTGTGCCTGAAATTCACTCTTCAATGATTGAGGTGAACAAAAAAAAGTATGCCGTATATAGAGTTGAGAATAAATTTTATGATAAGAGCGGCAGGCAAAATGATAAATTTTTTCTCATAAGACCTATAGCAAATGCACGCATAACATCGCCTTTTACACTTAAGAGGTATCATCCAGTATTAAAAAGATATAAGGCTCATCTTGGGGTTGATTATGGTGCACCTAAAGGTACTCCTATAAAATCCGCGGGCGATGGAACAGTAAAATTTGTAGGCAGAAAGGGCGGATACGGCAAGGTTCTGATAATAAGGCATAGTGGAGGATATGAGACCTTGTACGCGCATTTAAATGGTTTTGCCAAGGGCATAAAATCAGGTGTAAAAGTCAAGCAAAATCAACTTGTAGCCTACGTAGGAAATACCGGAATGAGTACCGGACCACATCTGCATTTTGGATTGTATAAAAATCAAAAGGCCATAAATCCGGAAAATATGCTAAAAGTAAAAAAGAGTAGTGTAGAGAGCTCTGTAAGCGCTGAATTTAAAAAGATTATGGCTGAAAATGACTCTAAAATAAAAAAATATTTAGATAAAGAAGTAGTATCGGAAAAAGAAGAGTCATTTGATAACTTTGTGGAATTTTAA
- a CDS encoding FAD-linked oxidase C-terminal domain-containing protein, translating into MEKRHIDFFTRLLNQDNAYFDKAHLLAYSYDATRKRHLPDGVLFPRDESDVSVILKYCNENKIPIIARGAGSGFTGGSLAIDGGIILAFEKHMNKILEIDMQNMVAVVQPGCINMDLQRAVEAKGLFYPPDPASQDYSTIGGNVSENAGGMRAAKYGITKDYVMALRAVLPNGEVVRAGKRTIKDVAGYNIAGILIASEGTLAVITEITLKLIAKPKFRKTAMGVFDSVNSAMNAVYKTMAAGVTPVAMEFLDNLSIRAVESKFNKGLPTNAGAILISDVDGDIEAGLVQDLEIIQKVFKENGASDFKVARDEAERNDIWFARRNCSQAINIYGTLKLNEDITVPRSKLPELLEKISEVAAKYGVQVPCFGHTGDGNVHTNVMVVDKNDPAQVQNGHKAIEEIFKITVDLGGTLSGEHGIGISKAEFMPLAFTDAEMALFKEIKKAFDPNNILNPNKMGL; encoded by the coding sequence ATGGAAAAAAGACATATAGATTTTTTTACTAGACTACTAAATCAAGACAATGCATATTTTGATAAGGCGCACCTGCTTGCTTACAGCTATGACGCAACAAGAAAGCGCCATCTACCGGACGGAGTGCTTTTCCCAAGGGACGAGAGCGATGTGAGTGTTATTTTAAAATATTGTAACGAAAATAAAATTCCTATAATCGCACGCGGAGCTGGAAGTGGCTTTACTGGAGGCTCTTTGGCTATAGATGGCGGTATAATTTTAGCCTTTGAAAAGCATATGAATAAAATTCTTGAAATAGATATGCAAAACATGGTTGCAGTAGTGCAGCCTGGCTGTATAAATATGGATTTACAGCGAGCGGTAGAGGCAAAAGGGCTATTTTATCCGCCAGATCCTGCTAGTCAGGACTACTCTACCATAGGCGGCAACGTAAGTGAAAACGCAGGCGGCATGAGAGCAGCCAAATACGGTATTACCAAAGACTATGTAATGGCGCTTAGAGCCGTTCTTCCAAACGGAGAGGTTGTAAGAGCGGGCAAGCGCACTATAAAAGATGTCGCAGGATATAATATTGCTGGTATTTTAATAGCTTCAGAGGGCACTCTTGCTGTAATAACCGAAATTACCCTAAAGCTAATCGCAAAGCCGAAATTTAGAAAAACCGCTATGGGTGTATTTGACAGTGTAAATTCAGCCATGAATGCCGTATATAAGACCATGGCTGCCGGAGTAACACCTGTGGCGATGGAGTTTTTGGATAATCTAAGCATAAGAGCTGTGGAGAGCAAATTTAATAAAGGCTTGCCTACAAATGCGGGCGCGATTTTAATAAGTGATGTTGACGGCGATATAGAGGCCGGTTTAGTGCAAGATCTAGAGATAATACAAAAGGTATTTAAGGAAAACGGGGCTAGCGATTTTAAAGTTGCACGTGATGAAGCAGAAAGAAATGATATATGGTTTGCGCGCAGAAACTGCTCTCAGGCGATAAACATATATGGAACCTTGAAGCTAAACGAAGATATTACAGTGCCTAGATCAAAGCTTCCTGAACTGTTGGAAAAAATTAGCGAAGTAGCGGCTAAATACGGAGTGCAAGTACCTTGCTTTGGACATACCGGAGACGGCAACGTACATACAAACGTAATGGTAGTGGACAAGAACGATCCTGCACAGGTACAAAACGGGCATAAGGCGATAGAGGAAATTTTTAAGATCACCGTTGATCTTGGTGGCACACTTAGTGGCGAACATGGCATAGGTATAAGCAAGGCCGAATTTATGCCACTTGCATTTACAGATGCGGAGATGGCTCTATTTAAGGAGATAAAAAAGGCCTTCGATCCGAATAATATTTTAAATCCGAACAAGATGGGGCTGTAA